A genomic window from Salvia splendens isolate huo1 chromosome 11, SspV2, whole genome shotgun sequence includes:
- the LOC121756215 gene encoding ubiquitin carboxyl-terminal hydrolase 4-like, whose amino-acid sequence MVDGVTLTMGVAGSKLEKALGDHFPEGERYFGLENFGNTCYCNSVLQALYFCVTFREQLLEYYSNIKTQGEAEENLLTCLAELFSQINSQKKKTGVIAPKLFVQRLRKENDVFRGYMHQDAHEFLNFLLNQLVDILEKECLKPTTENVSNGPSNGHVNGVKQEPAATWVHKNFQGILTNETRCLRCETVTARDETFLDLSLDIEQNSSITSCLKNFSSTETLNAEDKFFCDKCCSLQEAQKRMKIKKSPRILVIHLKRFKYMEQLNRHKKLSYRVVFPLELKLSTTLDAGDSVYSLFAVVVHVGTGPNHGHYVSLVKSHNHWLFFDDENAEMIDESAIQTFFGSAQEYSSNTDHGYILFYESLSGDDKSL is encoded by the exons ATGGTGGATGGTGTCACACTCACAATGGGTGTGGCGGGCTCCAAGTTAGAGAAGGCTCTGGGCGACCATTTTCCCGAAGGGGAAAGATATTTCGGTTTGGAGAATTTCGGCAACACGTGCTATTGTAACAGTGTTTTGCAG GCTCTCTACTTTTGTGTAACATTTCGTGAACAATTATTGGAGTATTATTCCAACATCAAAACCCAAGGCGAAGCAGAGGAAAACCTTTTAACTTGTCTCGCGGAACTTTTTTCACAG ATAAACTCTCAGAAGAAGAAAACAGGTGTGATAGCTCCAAAACTCTTTGTGCAGAGGctcagaaaagaaaatgatgttttCCGAGGATACATGCACCAG GATGCTCATGAATTTCTGAACTTCTTGCTAAACCAACTTGTTGACATACTGGAGAAAGAGTGTCTCAAACCTACAACTGAGAATGTTTCAAATGGGCCGAGTAACGGTCATGTCAATGGGGTTAAGCAGGAACCTGCTGCTACTTGGGTCCACAAAAATTTTCAG GGTATTCTCACGAATGAGACGAGGTGTTTAAGGTGTGAGACAGTTACTGCAAGGGATGAGACATTCTTAGATTTAAGCCTTGATATTGAACAGAACAGTTCTATTACAAGCTGCCTCAAGAACTTCAGTTCTACAGAGACCCTCAATGCCGAAGATAAATTCTTCTGTGACAAATGCTGCAG TTTGCAAGAAGCCCAGAAAAGGATGAAGATAAAGAAATCACCTCGCATCTTGGTGATCCATCTCAAGCGATTTAAGTACATGGAACAGCTAAACAGACACAAGAAGTTATCCTACCGGGTCGTGTTCCCCCTAGAGCTGAAACTCAGCACCACGTTAGATGCTGGTGACTCCGTATACTCTCTGTTTGCTGTGGTGGTTCATGTAGGAACGGGGCCAAACCACGGGCATTATGTGAGTCTTGTAAAAAGCCATAATCACTGGCTGTTCTTTGATGATGAGAATGCTGAGATGATTGATGAGTCCGCCATCCAAACATTTTTTGGGTCCGCCCAGGAATACTCAAGCAATACGGACCATGGGTACATTCTGTTCTATGAAAGCCTCAGTGGCGATGACAAGTCACTCTAA